The sequence below is a genomic window from Babesia bigemina genome assembly Bbig001, chromosome : II.
CGGCGTTGGCGAATTGCACGTcctccacgctgcccaggtgGCGTCCGATGTCGCTGATCATCTTGCGGTGGCTCGGGGTCAGCTTGGTGTCGAGCTCCTGCTGGATGAGCCTGCTGGTGTGCAGCATGTGCCTCATCACGaagcggtggaagaggTAGCCCGCGCCCTTGAACTCGTACGATGAGAGCCAGTAGAAGGCGAGCAGCTTGAGTTCGTAGAACATCGGGAAGTACGGGATCAGGTACACCAGGAAGTAGGTCTCCAGCTTGAGGAAGAGGAAGAAAATGGTCCAGTACAGGATGTGGTGCGCGAAGAGTCCGCAGTTCGTGCGCGGGTCCTCCGCGCTGGCGTCGTCGTGGCCGGACAAGAGCCCGTGGTATAGGTGTGTAAAGGTCTTGTAGCCGGGGTATAGCACGCAGAGCGCGAGGTTGAGTACCCAGTAGGTCGGGGTGGACAGAAGCGAGATAGCCATCTTGAGCGTGAAAGGTCGAGTCGGGTGATGCAGCGGAGGCGTGTGATACGAGACAGCGGGATGTACGCGATGCGCCCCGGGACTACCTGAGATACGACTCTGCTGCGGGTACACAGCCTTGATCGGCGCGCTATAATACTCGTGTGTGAACCTGACGGCTATCCAGGGCCCCGGCAACGTTGTAAacgcgcggcggcggcaggtCGGGCCCGCGGAGCGCCTGGGGCACGGGCGGCCGTATCGCGCCACAAAACCACTCGGCACCGGGTATTAAAACGTAAGCCTTATTTAAAGAGTCACTGCAAATATGCGGCTGGCCGGCATCACCGGCCGGAAGCCGTCTGTCCGGGGGTCACTCGACGACATTGAACCACTTCTGCGCCTGCGCCTCGCTCTCGGGCTCTGCCTCGTACGGCGCTTTCGTGACGTAGATGACcgacgcgctgctgcggcgggaTTGTGGTGCTGAGAGGGTAAACTCACTTTCTGCTGAGCGAGATGTCCGGAGTGCTGGTCTCCCAGCAGTAGATGTTGATGTAGCTCTTGTAGTTGCGGCCCAACACCTCCTCGGACATCGTGTCTTCGTATAAGTGGTTGGCCATGATGTGTATGTCGTTGTCGACGCGGTCGCCGTCCTTGAAGTTGGGCGAGCGGTAGAGCAGCGCGTTCGGGACGACCTGCGCCTCCTGCGCCATGTACCTCATGTCCGGCATCGTCTGGTCGAAGTGCCCCTCGAAGGGGTCCAGCTCGTCCGCTTCAACCACGGCCTCGACGCTCAGCACGTTGACACAGTCCATAACGTTCTTCACGCCGTCCGCCGTCCTCTGGTAGGGCTGGTCGGGCGCGCACTGCTCGACCCCGTCCACCAGGAAGGTGTACTCCACCATCGCCTTGGGGACGTCTCGCACCAGCATGAAGCTGTTTCCGTTCCTGAACATGCGTATTTGCTTGGTCTCGCCGTCCTCCTTGTACACGAGGTACACCTCCCTTCCGCCATGGTTCCAGTTGAACACCgccgtgaccttgtccTTCGCCGGCGGGTCCGGCTGCACCCAGTTGCCGATATCGCGTATCTCCGAGAAGTACGGTGCGATTTCCTCGGACCAGCGCAGCCCCTCGAACACCGAGTCCGCCTTCAAATTCGTTGGTGTAGCGCTCGCCACAGGTGCAGGAGGTAGCGCGGCCGCGACGCTACCCAGGCTCTCGACGGCCGTAGATGCGGTTGCGTAAGCCTGTGATGGTATCGAATCGGATGGGAGAGCGTAGGCTGCGGGATCATAcggtgctgcggcgccggcggaaACATCAGAAACGTCGCTGTCACCGGCATGGCCGTACATGGAATCGCCGGACGAAACGAACCCCTGGAATGCGCCATTTGTAGTCATGGCAGCGGCGTGTGAGCTCCGCTGATGCGCAGAATAGAATCACAGCTGTTTCGCGGCGCTCAGAACGACGGCTCCAAACATAATCCCGACCTTCGGCGCCAAAGTCGAGCTCAGTATCCTCGCGGCGCACTAACACCTACTTGTACACAACTGAGGCGCCCAGCCGCGCAACGTTCTCTACTAGACATCCAACCGGCGCTGCCGCTTGAGCAGTACCGCGCCGCTATATATGTTACAACAAAACGGGCGAGCGTTCTGCTTAAAAACCAGACAACAATCACAATATAAAAATAATGCGCAAATAAGTCGTTATACTTCCTGCCTTTCAGATCGAGGAAGGCTGCGGTTCGGTGAGGCGCGCGCGAGCATCCCGTCGGAGCGACGTCGCTGGCCGAAGTCGCCAGTTCGACTTTGCTGACGGCGTATTCAACATGGCGGATACGTCGGGGCAAAAACGGACGCTGTTCGTCAGGGAACTCGCCGACGAGGTCAACAAGGAGATCCTGTACGCCGCGTTCCTGCCGTTCGGCAACATCCTCAACATAGACATGCCCGTGGACAAGGAAAAGGGTAAGCGTGCCACCGCCGTTGCGTCTGCTCGCGCTGTTGAATTTTGGGCGCGTTCCATGGCCGCGGAGgcttcagcagcacctAACGTACCGCGCAGGAACCAACAGGGGAATCGCATTCATCGAGTTcgaggacgaggaggacgcGAAGCACGCCATCTTCAACCACAACGAGTCGGAGCTGTACGGGCGTGTGATCAAGGTGGCGTACTCCACGAAGTCGCACGTCAAGCATGCCCGGACAGCCGGCGTGAGACACAGAGCCGGTAAGTGCGCACGCCCATCATGCTCTGGTCACATCATCTTGCAGTGTGGCACGACGACCCCACGTTTGGGCATGACCTCAGACcggacgacgaggatgCGCCGGCAGCGGAGCAGTCCAAGCCCGAgcagccgccgcagcagtaGCCGCGTAGTGTCAAAGCAGACATTTTTCAATCCTATCGCAAAATCGCCCTGCATGATAAATATGCGTTATCCGTCGTGCACATAAAATGCGTGCAACATGGAGGAGCCACGAAAACCCCTGGCCCCGAACTCGTCTGCGACGACCAGATGGCAGGCAACGCAGCGCCGCCATTGCTAGCAGTTGGGACTACATGTTGCACCAGTTTAAAGTCATATGTTACATATTCTACATTTGTGGCTTTTGGCCCCAGCTGGTTCCGGTTCTGTTGGCCAGCAAGCGAAACATTGTGGTAGCAGACCAGGTCCGTGCCCTACGAGCCTGGGCAGGTTGGTGGTGCGTGCGTCGGTGGCGGAATCAGTCGCGCGAGAAGTCGATCCACGGAAGTAATACAAAGGCGCGCAAGTTTTGATACAGGCCTATCGCAACGTTTTCTCTGTGCAGTCCGCACCTACCCAAATCGAAAGGGTTGTTGCCCTTGTACGGCTGCGATCGGTACTCGTAGTGGGTCATGTTGCGGCAGACCAAATAGCCGTGGGCCGCGAACACGCAGCCCGCAAGCAGCAGACGAATGCACGTCACCACGAGTATACATACCCTGCGACGAATCAGCCAGCGACGTACATGTATAGCTTACAGTAGCGGGTGCTCCGAGGCAACGCTCCGGACGGCCGCGCCCAGAAGCGAGACGTCAGTATCGGCCGATTTCGCCTGAAACGCTTGTACGGATTCGCGCGAAGGTGCACTCACGCTAATACATTGTCCTATGAAGTAGAGCGAGTATATCTGCAGCCCAAGGTAGTGTTGCCAGAAGAGCAGGAACAGCTTGTAGTTGTTGGCTCCGATGCAGTTGGACATCCTGAACCGAGGTAAGACAGTGATTCAGGTACGGTTGCTAGCGCGATCATAGGAGTGATTGCAGGCGTGATTCCGGCGCAATCACAGGCGTAATAATCAGCGTTATATGTCCAACACCTGGCGCTAACGTACCATGGGCAGTGGTGGTCGAAGCGCGAAACGCAACGTCGGCACTCGTAGCAATGCTTAACCCGCGGGCGCTTGTACATGCGGCACGAGACTGCAAACCATGATCCAACTGCCAGCACCACCTACCGCACCAGCGCTGAACGAAGCGGGTGTGGTTGAGCTCGACCGTCGTGGCTGGTACTGCAACGCTTGGCACGGTCCATCGAGCAACTAACATGCTTCTCGCCGGTACAGCTCCAAGTCCGTGTCCTTCGGCACACTGAGAGCGCATCAGCGGTGTTTATGGCGACTGGAACTCACAACCCGGGGTTGGAGCGATTCACGAGGATCACCACGCCCATGGCGAAGGCGTACATCGAGGCGAATATCAAGTAGTAGCGCGGCGCCTCTCCCAGGTGTCTGGCACATAATCAGCATGCTACTAACTGTGGGGACATACACTACCCAGCAGATCAGCAGCCACTCCACAACCAGCAAGGAGAGCGTGGCTACCAGGTGGCGGGGATTCGGCCCCCAGCGACATCGGCTTGTGTCATCCTCTTCGACAGCATCTAAGACAAGCGTTATTCAGGCTTCCGAGGTCAGTCCGACACGCGTAGGCGGCGCTACGACCATCGGCGGGAGCCTCACCTGGATCGGAAGGAATGGCGCGGTACGCCCTGGCGTCATCCATCTCCGGCAGAATCATCGTGATAGGCAGACTCCAACGCGCCAATACCAATTAAATCCTGCGCTGCTAACGCCCTAGCACCATCAATTCCGACTGGCGAGTAATGTCCGAGACGTAATGCGGAGTTTgtacgccggcgccgcagaGCACTGGATTCCACCAAGGAGACACGCGATGCGACTAACCGTGTCACACATCCGCCGGCTTTTGCCGACAATCAACACATCAAAATGGGTGGATAGCGACCGGTATTCTTGCGTCGAAATGCGAACGCGTTTGCCGCCGGAACGACGTCGTGAAGTTGTGCACGCCACCAGCATGACCCTGACGCCCATGCGCGTTACACCTACACACAATACCGTGCCAAGTACACACTGATATTGCAATTCAACGACTGAGCGCTAGCAGCGTTAATGTGTGAGGGTGGCCGAGGCAAGATGCCCGTGCGCATTGGCCACGTTATTCGTTAGGTACGTACACCCGGTGGATTCCACAACTCGACGCCGCAATATGGCAACACCGCCCAAGAAGGCCCACCTAGCCCTCAATACGACCGACGGTAGCAATGAAGCCGAAGGAATCCGCCAGGCGCAACTTGGTATGGGCCACGCCACCAGCAATGAGTCGAAAGCGCCTGTGTTTTCGCGGTCACAGAGGCTGCGGCAGTCGCACACAGCGGCCATCAATGCGGCTACGGGGGATGCGGAGTGGAGATTTAATCTGGAAGAAATATCGCACGAACTGCCCCGTGGCCAAATCACCAAGGCTTTGTTCGAACTGGAGCAGTACATTCGTGACGGTTTGAGCGAGCGCAAGTCACTTGGGAGCTACACACACACATCTGAAGTCCTCCCGCGCGTGGGTTCGTATGTCTTGGAGCTCTTCCTCGAGGCAGAGTGGCTGTGTTTGTCCCGCGGCCTGTCCAGCGCCTGCATCTCCGTTCTGCGCACTCTGGATGCCGCCGCACTCGCCGCACTCATACAGCAATCGCTGGCGAGCCGGGAAGAACCCAGAGCCAGGGATGGACTGCACCGTAAGGTCTCCGACTTACATGCCCTGGCCAGCACCGAAGGGCTGCTCAAGCTCATGGGTGACGACGCGCTCCGGCTGTGCGTCAGGCTGGTGTCAGAGGTGGGATTCGAAACCCACAAAAACCCCGAATCGGCTGGGATAGTGTCCGCGAGCGACGTGGTGAGCTACCACAAGAGCAGGATTTCAGCCCTGAAggccctcaacctgctcgTGCTCAACCGTGGGCCCCAGTCTCCCTGTATATGGCGGGATGAGCCCGAGTTCGTGTATATCACCAACGCGCTGCGCGAGATATTGCGAGTGCTGGGAAACCCGTCTTCGGACAGAGACGTGCTGTGCCAGTGCGGCGTATCGGCCATCGCCCTGGCCCACGCTGCGTACTATGCGGACGACTCGAAACGCTTTGAGGATGTGATTTACGGCTTTTTGGGCGCGCATGACAAGATGGCGAGAAAGTTCCAGGGTGACGAGGGCCAGTGTCTGATGTCTGACGACGCTGTGCTCGGTGCGTGCGAGTTAGGCGACCCGGAGCAGCTTGTGAACCTGCTCATCTCACTGCCAAGCTTAGGCTGCCTCTCGGTGGTTCGAGGAATTTTGAGCTTCATCTACAGCGGCGTGAGCAAGAGCGGTGCTCAGAGGGACACCGCAGGCGGTAACGAGGTGGCACAGCATGACAATTCCGCCACCCTACACGAACCTGAATCGTGTGCGTACAACGACGAATTCGTCGTGGAATCGCTCTGCCGCTGCCACAAGGTTTTCAAGATTGCCACGGACACCTGCCTCCGTGTGGATGTCAACTACGCCACCCTACAAGGTGTACAGCTGATGATGTCCTTCATCACCGGGCAGACGTTCCGTTGCGAGAAACTGTTTGCGTGTTTGTCTGAGCTGCCGGAGCTCATCTTCACGTTCTGGACCCGCAAAGTGAGGCGAGTGTCGAACCTCGCAGTGGCGACCTGGAGCAAGCTCATGGAGCTCAGCTTCGCCCTCGAGAAGACCGTGGGCGACCCTACCATAACCAAGTACACCCAGACCCTGATAAAGGCCTCGACCGCTTCATTCGGCAGCAACCTGAAGCTGAGGTACCTGGCGCTGCAGAACTTGCTGAAGTATGTGGGCCCCGAAGAGATTTTGCGGATGCAACCGTTCCTGATCCCGCACctgctgtgctccctcgGCGTCCCGGCAATCAAGGGGTGCTCGACCGTGTTCCTCACCGAACTGCTGACGAGGATTTTTGAGCTGATCcagagcagctgcagggcGCACGGCGTGGCTGCTGCCGATGAGCGCAATGTGGCGTTGGTGGCTCTGCAGTGCCTCACTTACCCGACGGTAATAGCGGTGTTACACTCGAGGCAGCTGGCCATTCCGTCTCCCGCCAATGGCAGGCTGGTGCCCACGCAGAACGCCTCTAGCGAGCAACTGGAGAACCGCGCGTGTGCCCTCGCCGACTCTTTCAAAAGCGTGTTCGGCAAAATCAACAAGGACTACGTCTTCGAGATGCTCAGGCTGTCCACCACCCACACCAAGTGCAACTTCCACAAGTACCTCAGCAGAGCGGACCAGGACGCTCTTGGCGAATGCGGGGTATACGTCGTGAAAGACCTCGGGGACCTGAACGCCTGCATTTCCGATATACTCGCACGTGTCACTACCGTATCGCACGCTGATGCGGACGAGCGGATTGTGCATCTGGCGGCGCCTTTCAACTTCGCCGAAAGCATGTGCCTTTGTAACGCCAGGGCCCTCAACAGCGTGGATTTCGTCGAAAACATAACTCTGGGCACCAGGCTGCAGGGGCTCATCATCAACGACTCGCCCGGGGTCTTCAAGTTCGACATGGAGACCCTCGAGAGCTTCCCGCAGGTCAAGCTGTTCTACATCCCCCtcgagaaggtgaaggagggGCTGACGCACATCAAGAGCGACCTGTGCCTGAACGTCGTCAAGGCAGTTGCGTGCTCTCCGAAGAAGAAGGAGCCGATAAGCCGTCTGGAGATGGAACTGATGCTGTACGCGCTGCAGCACTGCATGAGGACCTCGCTGCCCTCTTTCAGGCAGCActtcgtggcggcggtcaAACCGTTCATCCAGCGGCTGCTGGCCATTGTCACTGCGTCTCCtgcgctgctggaagaAACGCTATCTCGCGGCGTGGATCTTGCCCGTCTCGAAAACGATAAGCTGGTGTTACAGGCGGGCGCCAGTGCCAGCAATGGCGGCGCGGCATCACCGGGTGACGTCAGGGGAACCGTTGCGCTGCACTGCGCCTACATGAAACTCATGATGAGGGTGATGGTGGCGACCATCAACCCCTGCGCCAGCGATTTCAAAAACACC
It includes:
- a CDS encoding Probable S-acyltransferase or Palmitoyltransferase, with product MILPEMDDARAYRAIPSDPDAVEEDDTSRCRWGPNPRHLVATLSLLVVEWLLICWVVHLGEAPRYYLIFASMYAFAMGVVILVNRSNPGFVPKDTDLELYRREALPATTVELNHTRFVQRWCVSCRMYKRPRVKHCYECRRCVSRFDHHCPWMSNCIGANNYKLFLLFWQHYLGLQIYSLYFIGQCISAKSADTDVSLLGAAVRSVASEHPLLVCILVVTCIRLLLAGCVFAAHGYLVCRNMTHYEYRSQPYKGNNPFDLGRCGLHRENVAIGLYQNLRAFVLLPWIDFSRD
- a CDS encoding RNA recognition motif (RRM)-containing protein, putative; this translates as MADTSGQKRTLFVRELADEVNKEILYAAFLPFGNILNIDMPVDKEKGTNRGIAFIEFEDEEDAKHAIFNHNESELYGRVIKVAYSTKSHVKHARTAGVRHRAVWHDDPTFGHDLRPDDEDAPAAEQSKPEQPPQQ
- a CDS encoding 5'-AMP-ACTIVATED PROTEIN KINASE,putative produces the protein MSSRERCAAGRLSCVQRSSHAAAMTTNGAFQGFVSSGDSMYGHAGDSDVSDVSAGAAAPYDPAAYALPSDSIPSQAYATASTAVESLGSVAAALPPAPVASATPTNLKADSVFEGLRWSEEIAPYFSEIRDIGNWVQPDPPAKDKVTAVFNWNHGGREVYLVYKEDGETKQIRMFRNGNSFMLVRDVPKAMVEYTFLVDGVEQCAPDQPYQRTADGVKNVMDCVNVLSVEAVVEADELDPFEGHFDQTMPDMRYMAQEAQVVPNALLYRSPNFKDGDRVDNDIHIMANHLYEDTMSEEVLGRNYKSYINIYCWETSTPDISLSRNSASVIYVTKAPYEAEPESEAQAQKWFNVVE
- a CDS encoding HVA22-LIKE domain containing PROTEIN,putative, producing the protein MAISLLSTPTYWVLNLALCVLYPGYKTFTHLYHGLLSGHDDASAEDPRTNCGLFAHHILYWTIFFLFLKLETYFLVYLIPYFPMFYELKLLAFYWLSSYEFKGAGYLFHRFVMRHMLHTSRLIQQELDTKLTPSHRKMISDIGRHLGSVEDVQFANAEQ